One region of Macadamia integrifolia cultivar HAES 741 chromosome 11, SCU_Mint_v3, whole genome shotgun sequence genomic DNA includes:
- the LOC122093019 gene encoding RNA demethylase ALKBH9B-like, translating into PGILRDEGVDPIPLLFKVIIKRLVGWHVLPPSCVPDSCIVNIYEEGDCIPPHIDSHDFVRPFCTISFLSECNIMFGSNLKTVGAGEFSGSTAIPLPVGSVLVLNGNGADVAKHCVPAVPTKRISITFRKMDESKRPFGFVQEPDLQGLQPLPYNLDDSKRLNPLKVQPQMNRQAVKREVLPEKDRGLLGPEPRNFLRHHSGPPNRRKVRVTLGT; encoded by the exons CCTGGTATTCTCCGTGATGAGGGAGTTGATCCCATTCCTCTCTTGTTTAAGGTCATTATAAAAAGACTGGTCGGATGGCATGTTCTTCCTCCTTCTTGTGTTCCTGATAGTTGTATTGTCAACATTTATGAAGAAGGGGATTGCATTCCACCTCACATTGATAGCCATGATTTTGTTCGACCCTTTTGCACCATATCATTTCTTAGTGAGTGTAATATAATGTTCGGATCTAACCTAAAGACTGTGGGTGCTGGTGAATTTAGCGGATCAACTGCAATTCCGCTGCCAGTCGG gtCTGTACTTGTCTTGAATGGGAATGGAGCAGATGTTGCCAAGCATTGTGTTCCAGCTGTTCCTACTAAAAG GATATCTATAACATTCAGGAAAATGGATGAATCAAAGCGTCCATTTGGGTTTGTTCAGGAACCAGATTTGCAGGGGCTTCAGCCTCTGCCTTATAACCTGGATGACTCAAAAAGGTTGAATCCTTTGAAGGTGCAGCCACAAATGAACCGACAGGCAGTTAAAAGAGAGGTTCTTCCAGAAAAGGATAGAGGGTTACTTGGACCAGAGCCACGCAATTTTCTTCGCCATCATTCAGGGCCTCCCAATAGGCGAAAGGTTAGGGTGACTTTGGGCACTTAA